In Flavobacterium luteolum, the DNA window ATTATTGCACTTACAGGTACCTATTTATCGCTCGAAAGATTCAACTTTTTTATGGGTGAAGAAAAAGCAAAACCTGTAAAAACAGCACTTTCAGAAAACGCCAAAACAGTTTCGGTTTTCAATACCACTTTATTATCTGAAGTAAAAAAAATCGAATTCCCTTTTACAGATGATCCCGAAGAATATTATATCATTGAAACAAAAGACCGCGAGATTGAAGTCAATCAGGTTACAGGCGCTATAATTTCTGAAAAACGTTCTCCAATGACAGTTCAATTTGCCGCATTAAGTCTTGATCTTCATACGGGAAGAATTAACGGAATCTGGGCTGTAATCTTAGCAATTGCGTGTATCAACATTCTATTCTTTATTTATTCTGGTTTTGCGATTACTCTGAAAAGAAGATCTAGCCGAATTAAAAATAAATTTAAAGCAAGCGAGAGTAATTTTATCTTTTTAATCGGTTCCGAAAACGGAAGCACTTTCCGATTTGCCAATGCGATTCAGAAGCAATTAATTGAGAATGGACAAAAAGTCTTTGTAAGCGAACTGAATAAATTTACAGCTTATCCAAAGGCTGAACATATTGTTGTTTTCACTTCAACTCATGGTTTGGGTGATGCGCCTTCTAACGGAACACAATTCAAAACATTAATAGAAAAACAAAATCAAGATCAGAACATTAATTTCTCTGTGGTTGGTTTTGGCTCAAAATCGTATCCAGATTTTTGCCAATTTGCAATTGAAATAGATCAGCTTCTAGGAAAACAAAATTGGGCAGATCGTTATTTAGATTTGAAAACTGTCAATGATAAATCGGCTGTTGAATTTGTAGAATGGGTGAAATTATGGAGCGAAAAAACGGGAATTCCGCTGGCAACAACTCCATCGCTATATAATCATATTCCAAAAGGTTTACAGAAATTAATGGTTTTAGACAAAACGCCAATTTCTGATACCGAACATACTTTCATTCTGACTTTAAGAGCAAGTGCAAGAGTTAAATTCAGTTCTGGCGATTTATTGGCTATTTATCCTGCCAACGATTCTAGAGAACGCCTCTACTCTATCGGAAATCATTCTGGAAATATTCAATTGGTTGTAAAATTGCATCCAAACGGATTAGGTTCTGGTTTTTTAAATTCGTTAGAACCAGGAAATGTCATAAAAGCTCAGATTGTAAAAAATCCTGCTTTTCATCTTCCTAAAAAAGCTTCAAAAGTTGCTTTTATTTCTAACGGAACAGGAATTGCTCCTTTCTTAGGAATGATCGAACAGAATAAAGCTAAACAAGAACTTCATTTGTACAGCGGATTTAGAATGGAAACGCCAACATTAATGGCGTATAAAAAGTTCGCTGGAATCATGATTCAAAAAGAACATCTGGATGATTTTCATGTGGCGCTATCTCGTGAAGCTGAACATATTTATGTAATGGATTTGATTAAAAGAGATTCTATTTTCTTTGTGAATTTATTAAACAAAGGCGGTGTCATTATGATTTGTGGTTCGCTTGCCATGCAGAAAGATGTTGAAGCTATTTTGAGTGAAATGTGTTTGGCAAAAGGATTAAAAACGCTCTCTGAATATAAAGCCAATAAACAATTTTTAACGGATTGCTATTAGTGGCTAATTGTTAATTGTTAATTGTTAATTGTTAATTGTTGATTTAGATGACGTACAAATCCCAGAGGGATGACATATTTATAGATTTAATTTTATCCGCATATAGCCAAAGCCCCAGAGGGGCGACATACATAATCTAAAGATATCGCTCCTCTGGAGCTTTATTTTCCGTTATCAATCTATTATCTATAAATATTTTGCTCCTCTGGAGCTTTATTCATAGGTGTCAAATCTATTTCTATAAATATTACGCTCCTACGGAGCCTTTTTAAAACGCTATAAAAAGATTTTCATGCATAAATTATTTTCCTATAAAACTTCATTGTTTTTTGTAATTGTTTGCTGTGTATCTGCACATTCGCAAGTATTACGAAAAAGAACAACGCTTTTGATGGGCGGACGTTTTGATATTTCTATTGTAGACAAAGATTCTCTTTCGGCAGAAAAAAATATAGATGAAGTTATTGCCGAAATTACCCGAATTGAATATTTAATCTCCGATTGGAAACCGACTTCTCAAGTTTCTGAAGTCAATCAGAATGCTGGAATAAAACCTGTAAAAGTCGATCGCGAAGTTTTTGAATTGACTAAAAGAGCCATCAAATTTTCTGAAATCACAAACGGCGGTTTTGACATCAGTTTTGCGGCAATGGATAGGATTTGGAAATTTGACGGTTCGATGACGGAAATGCCTTCGGCGGAAGCCATAAAAAAATCGGTAGAAAAAGTTGGCTATAAAAATATTATCCTAGACAGCACAGAATCGACTATTTTCTTAAAATTAAAAGGAATGAAAATTGGATTCGGCGCTTTAGGTGAAGGTTATGCAACCGATAAATGCCGTGCGATAATGATTGCAAAAGGCGTTCAGGCAGGAATTATAAATGGTTCTGGAGATATGAGCACTTGGGGAAAACAACCCAACGGAAAAGATTGGAAAATCGGAATCACAAATCCGTTTAAGCCTGAAAAGATTTTGGCAGCTGTTCCTTTAATCGACGGTGCTGTTACGACTTCGGGCAGTTATGAAAAATTTGTAGTTTTTAACGGAAAACGTTATTCGCATATTATAAATCCTGCAACAGGTTATCCTGCCACTGGTTTATGCAGTGTAACAGTTTTTGGTCCAAACGCTGAAACCGCCAACGGATTAAGTACTTCTATGATGATTTTAGGTCAGAAAGAAGGCTTGCTTTTACTTCAAAAATTCCCAGATTATAGTTGTGTAATGATTACGGATAAAGGGAAAATTATTAGGTCTAAAAACTTCTCTTATAAACTGTGATTTAATTGTTAATTATCAATTGTTAATTATGAATTCTTTTGTCTTTCTGAGCGAAGTCGAAGAATATACGCAAAGTATAGTATTGATAATTGGGACGAAATAATCTCGCAAAGTCGCTAAGACGCAAAGTTTAGTTTTCTGTCATTTCATTAGTAATAACTGACTTTGAGATAAAAAACTTTAATAGAACTTAAAACAAAACTCTCCGCCTTCGCGCCTTTGCGAGATTAAAACATTCACTTTGTGTTTATCCTTCGACTTCGCTCAGGAGGACAAAACACGAATTCCTATTCACATCTTACATTTCACATTTTACAACTCATAACTCAAAAACAACATTAAAATAACATTAGAATCTCACTTTAAATTCTAATAATCTTCTAATTGCTTTATTTAGATTAAATTTAAATTATCATATAAGTTTGCAGTCCTATAAATAGTAAACTTACATGAGAATTCTTTACGCTCTCTTTTTTATGATGACTTTTTCCGGGTGGTCTCAAACCGGAAAAATTACAGGAAAAGTCTATTTTGCCAATAATGAAACTGCTTTTGGAGCATCGGTTCAAATAACAGGAACCAAGAAGTTTGTTGTCGTTGACAATGATGGTCAATTTGAAATAAAAGGTTTGGCTTACGGAAGTTACGATTTGGAAATTTCTTCGATGGAAGCTAAACCAAAAAAAGTAAACATATCTGTAAATCGTCCATCTCATCAAATCAATATTGCATTAGAAAAAATAACAGATCCCAAAGCGCTTAAAGAAGTTAAAATTGAAAAGAAAACGTTCAAAAAAGACATTATAGAAAAAGGATTTGCGGTAAATGTTATCGAAACGCAAGAAGCGGCAAAAAGAAATCTGCAAACCAACGATTTATTGGATCGTTCTGGAGGTGTGAGAATCAGGCAAAATGGAGGATTGGGTTCTGCTGTAACGTACAATATTAACGGAATGTCTGGAAATGCTATTCGAATTTTCATTGACGGAGTTCCGATTCAGACTTACGGCGCTTCTTTCAGTTTAAATAGTATTCCGCCCGCTTTAATTGAAAGAATTGAGGTTTTTAAAGGAGTTGTTCCCGCTTATTTAGCTGATGATTCACTTGGAGGCGCAATCAATGTGGTTTTAAAGAAAGGAGCAAAAAATAGTCTAAACGCTTCTGTTTCTTACGGATCATTCAATACCGTGCAATCGAATGTGAATGCTTCTTACAGAGACAAAAACGGATTCACTGTAAAAGCAAATGCATTTCAGAATTACTCGGATAATGATTATGAAGTTTGGGGAAAATGGGTTTACAATATCGCTCCAAATGGACGTTACGAATACATTCGTGCGAAGAGATTTGAGAGTATGTATCGTTCTTTTGGGGGACGATTAGAAGCTGGTTTTACCAATGTCGATTGGGCAGATAATCTACTTATCAGCTACAATGGTTCGCAAGATTTTAATCAGATTCAGCACGGACAATACATGACCAAACCTTATAAAGGACGTTTTAGTGAATCGGCTGCCAATGTTTTTAGCTTGAATTATAGCAAAAAAGACTTTCTAATTAAAAACCTAGATTTTTCTCTTATTTCTGTTTACAGTCACAGAAACGATGTGATAAATGATACAGTAAAATGGAACTACAACTGGAATGGCGAAAAAGCGTTGGGTCTCTATGGCCAGCCAATTTTAACCAATACTGGAGCCCAACAGGGCGCGCCAACCATCAATCATATGAGATCGGATATTTTTAATACTCGAGCTGGTTTAAGTTATGCAATTACTGAAAATCATAAGGTTTTGGTAAATGTTATGACTTACATTCTTGATCGAAATGATTATGATGAAATGCAGCCAGAAATTACTAGAAACTTTATAATTACAAGAGATTTAGCTAAAACCATTTCTTCATTTGCTTATGAAATGACGGCGTTTCAATCTCGATTGAGAGCGAATCTTTTTGTAAAAAATTACAATCTGAAAAATGAACAAAGAGATCCGCAAGTTGTAACTCAAAACGGGCAAAATGTAGTAAACGAAGTCATTACCTCTAAAAAAACCAATTATACAGGTTATGGAATGGCAACTTCGTACTCTATTCTGCCAAAAGTTATGGTTATGGCTTCTGCTGAGAAGGCAATCAGACTTCCTTCTGAAAATGAAATATTTGGTAATCCTGGAGAAAACATCATCAGCAATTCTAACCTAAAACCAGAACAGAGCAATAATTTTAATGCTGGTCTTCGTTTTGGTCCATACGAAATTAACCATCACAAATTTACTGTTTCAGGAAATGCTTTCTGGAGAAATACTGAAGACAAAATTGTACGTCAGATTAGCGATCGTGTAAACGAAGCGATTCAAGCTTCACCTTTCGTAAACTTAGGAAAAGCGCAATCTGTGGGTTTTGAAGCTTCTTTTCAATACTCTTTCAACAATCGTTTTTTTGCGGGAATGAATCTTTCAAAATTCAATTCGCTGTTTAAAGATAAATATGATAAAAACGGAAACGTTCTTCCGAACTATAATAAACAGCTTCCAAATGAGCCTTTCTTTAATTTAAACGGAAATCTTCAATACAATTTTAGAAATGTAATTCAGAGCAAATCAGAGCTTAATTTATATTACTACTGCGGTTATGTTGCGCCATTTTATACTTCATGGCTAGAAACCGACAGAACCACTGCACAGTTTCCACAGGATTTAGGTTTGAGTTATGTTTTTCCAAACAAGCAGATCACAGTAAGTTTTGATGCAAGAAATGTTTTTGACGAACAGGTTTATGACAATTTTGCGGCTCAAAAGCCTGGAAGAGCCTTTTATGTAAAACTCAATTATACTTTAAATAAATTTTAATCATTCAATACATAACTAATTTTTAAATGCAATAAAAATGAAAAAAAACACATTTAAATTATTTACCTCTAGCTTGCTAGTTGGTGCATTTGCATTGACTACAGCTTGCAGCAGCGACGATAACATAAATACTGAACCTGTTAACCCAGAAACAGACGGACGTTGGATTACAGTAGCTGGAGCAGTAATGCAGACAGATCCAGGAGACGGAAATGGTGGTACAAAAGTGTACGCTATTAGTAAAGCGAATGCTATAGATCCTAATTTTTCTGTAAATGTTTACGATCAAGGTGTACCGGTTCAATCTAGCAGAACGGCGCGTTTACAATCTTCTGTTGACGGAACTACGCTTTTCAACATTACTTATACGGGTGCAAATGGTGGAGAATTTATGACCTACAAAGTAAATGGAGGAAACAATTTTGCACAATCTGATGCTAAAGTAAATATTTCTCAATATGCGGGCACTTCTCCAAGATGGGTAAAACTTTTTGACGGAGATAAAACAGGTGTTGCAGTAAACATTGCTACTCCAATTGTTAGTGTAAACGAAGACAAATCATATAAAAATACAAGAGGAAAAGCGACTGTTTTATCTCTAGACATGAAACAGACTTTAATCTCTGCTTACAAACAATATGATATTCCATTGACTGCTGAAGAAGAAGCGCAAGGACACCATATTTTCCGTTTAGATGCTCCAACATTAAACAAAGCGGGCAACAAATTGATCATTGGAACTTGGATGCGTAAAACAAACATAACTAACCCAAAAGAAAACGAAAGTTCATTTACTCGTTTAGGTTCAAAATCTGTTGTGGTAGATTATCCTTCTTTAGAAAATCCAGTGGTAATTACTTCAAAAGTTGCTTTTGGTGATACTAGCGGATACAGAAGTTTTAACAGCTTTGTAGCTACTGACGGAAACATTTACCAAGCAACACAAAGAGATACTCAAAAAGGTTCTTATATCTTAAAAATCAACCAAAACAATCAATACGATGACAATTATGTATTTAGTTTAGATACTGCTTTAGGAGTAAAAGGAAGCTATATTGACGCTTGGAGATATGTTGGAAACGGAATTGCTTATGCGGTTTATACTTTTGAAGGTACGAATCAAGGTTATGTAGCAAGACTTGATTTGAATGCTAGAACAGCACAAAAAGTTGAAGGTATTGATTATGATGCTGACTTAGATTTTGGACAATACCAAGGTTTTGTTGTTGATGGAAACAGCTTCTACATTGCTGTTACTCCAGTTGGAAAAGACGGTAACATTTATGTAATTGATATTCCTTCTGGAAAAGTTACTAAGGGTGCCAAATTATTGAACAAACCAGGAAACCACTACATTGGTGTATTCTAAAAATATACGACTGTAAAAACAGTCCGTAAAAATTCATCACTTGAGTTTTTTTTTAATCGAACATTCCGCTTCTATTTATAGCAAGCGGAATGTTTTTTTATGATTAAAATTTTGAAGCAATTATTATTTAGACTTTAAATAAAAGACGGCGTCTATACCACTTAATAGACACCGTCTTTTCTAACAAACAAAAACTAATTAACTTAACTCATTTTGTGAAATTGAACAGGCTTTAATTTCACTAGTCGACTTAATTTATTGTATGGAATAGTGCTTTGTTTAGTTCTGTTTAATGAAAACCAAAGCTTCTTCGTAATTGGCAATTTGTATGAGTGCGTTATAAATATATTTAGCAACTAATTCGCCTCCATCTGAATTAATCAAATCAATATCATCTTCTGGCGTATGATATTGGGGATGTCCGCCTGTATGGAAACCAACTGCCGAAATGGATTCTTTGTAAAAAGAAACATGATCTGAACCGCCTACATCACCAGCATGAATAACAGGGTTTAATCCTGAGTTTTCTTGCAGCTTTTTCATTAATTCTACTCCGTTCGGAAAAGTTCCTGCGCCACCCATATAAAGTTCTTTTTTATCGTTCAATCTTCCGACCATATCCATATTGAGCATTACTTTTACAGCTTCTTTTGGAACTGGAAGATGATTGACAAAATATTTTGAACCCAGTAATCCTTCTTCTTCTCCGCTAAACGAAATAAAAATGATACTTCGTTTTGGTTTTACTTTTTGTTTTGAGATTTCTTCTAAAATGCACAGCAAAGCCGAAACTCCAGACGCATTATCATCTGCTCCGTTATGAATAGCAAAGGCTTCTTTCTTTTTACTTCCAGAACCTTGTCCGCCCCAGCCCCAGTGATCGTAATGCGCACCAATTACTATGTATTCGTTTTTCAAACTAGAATCTGAACCTTCAATGTAACCCACAACATTTTGCGTTGACACACTATCCGATTTCATTTTATTGATTCCTTCTTTAACAAATACTTTGAAAGGCTGATAATAACTATCATTGAATTGCTTTAAACCATATTTTTTAAAATACTTGAGAATATAAGCTGCTGCTTCATTGTTTCCTTTTGTTCCAACAAAACGTCCTTCTAATTTATCTGATGAAAGAAATTTGTCATGTTTGTAAAAGGTCTTAGACATGTCATTACTTTGCGCATTCAATTGAATACTCAAAAATAAAATTGCTGGAAGAAAGTGTTTTAAAGTTTGCATATTTTGTTTTACAGAATATTATAGACTAAGCTCAAAAGAAGTATGTTTAATATATTTTCGATCATAAGTATACAAAATGTGTATTCTCTTGTCTGTGGTTTGGATTATGGCTGGATAACTGAATTCTCCTTTTTCCTGTTTTTCGAGATCGAATAATTTCGTCCATTTTAAACCATCTTTAGAATATTCTACGTCCAGAAGATTTCGTCCGTTAAACCAGTCTTTTCCAATTGGCAGCGGATTATTTACTAATAAAAACAGATTTTTGTTTACTGTTAAAGCATCGATACCCGAATTGGAATTAATGACATTTATGGTATTGGTTCTAATCCAGCTTTTACCATTATCTCCAGACCAGCTCGAAACCACTTTATTGTGTTTGCTTCGAGACAGCATCTGAATATCACTCTTGCTATGAATTAAAAATGTGGGCTGAATGATATCGAAATTCTGAGTGTTTTCTACCGCTATTTTCTTCCAAGAATCTGTAGCTTCTGTATATTCTTCAACATGCACACGCCATTCGTCGGTACCTACACTTTCTGTACTGCTTCCACATAAAATTACGCCTGGAGTAGTTTCGATTGGTTTGTTTCGAATTGGACCTAAAATTCCTTCTGGAAGATATTTTGGTTCTCCCCATGTTGTTCCGTTATCTTTTGAAACCATCATAGCGCCAAACCATTCTCTCGGATTTTTTCCGATTTTATAAAACAAATACAAATTCTGGCTTTTGCTTTTAAACAAAACCGGATTCCAGCATGGCAAGGTATCTCCGTTTTTAATTAAAGGCTGAATCAGTTCTTTTGGTGCAGACCATTTTTTGTCTTTATAAGCTGAAATATAAATTCCGACATCTTTTGCTCCTTCATATTTTCCGCCAAACCAAGCTGCTAAAATTTCGTTTGGTTTGTATTCGACCAAAGTTGAGGCGTGACTATTGGTTGTAACAGGCGGATCTGCAATATAACTGCTTTCGATATTTACCGCTTTTACCTGTGCGTTTATTTCATTCGAAAAAAGAAATAAAGCCAATAGCGCTGCAACAGTATATTTTGTCTTTAAAATCATTTTATTTTGATGAAAATTAATATTGTATGTTATGAATTAAAGTTGGGGCAAAAATTCACTGGCCTTCATATAAAACAAAAGGAGAGTTACCTCTCCTTCTGCTCAAGTAACAAATCGATTGATCTATTACTTTACCAAATTAATTATTTTGTGTCCCACCAAAGTCTTGTTCCACCAGAGTCTGGACCTCCTAATTTAGAAACTCCATCTTCTACAGCCGCTTTGTTTGATGAGTACTCGTTTGTCGTGTAAATAATTCTTTTCATCAAAGATTTTCCAACTCCAGCATCTGGATTATCAGTGTTTAAAACTGGATAGATTACTTTAGCATCGCTTCTTCTTAAATCTGCCCAAGCTTCCCAAGATTCTGGGAAAATTGCTAAGTATTTCTGTACTGCAATTTGAGTTCTTTGATCAGCAGTAGATGCAGACCATGCAACTGGCAATTTAACTGGAATATCTTGTAAATCTAAAGTTGGATATACGGTCAAAATGTTTGGCAATGTTGGCAATGATGTTCCTGCAATGTA includes these proteins:
- a CDS encoding PepSY domain-containing protein, producing the protein MTLSFWRYAHLALALFSSIFLLLASVTGIILAVDAVQEKTLPYKAENFNEITLGETLPVLKKAYPEITELSVDYNQFVTLQAIDADGNDVKAYIDPKTGKALGTPAKKTEFINWITSLHRSLFLHEVGRFFVGVISFCLLLIAISGFVLVLKRQRGIRNFFSKIIKEYFAQYYHVLLGRLALIPILIIALTGTYLSLERFNFFMGEEKAKPVKTALSENAKTVSVFNTTLLSEVKKIEFPFTDDPEEYYIIETKDREIEVNQVTGAIISEKRSPMTVQFAALSLDLHTGRINGIWAVILAIACINILFFIYSGFAITLKRRSSRIKNKFKASESNFIFLIGSENGSTFRFANAIQKQLIENGQKVFVSELNKFTAYPKAEHIVVFTSTHGLGDAPSNGTQFKTLIEKQNQDQNINFSVVGFGSKSYPDFCQFAIEIDQLLGKQNWADRYLDLKTVNDKSAVEFVEWVKLWSEKTGIPLATTPSLYNHIPKGLQKLMVLDKTPISDTEHTFILTLRASARVKFSSGDLLAIYPANDSRERLYSIGNHSGNIQLVVKLHPNGLGSGFLNSLEPGNVIKAQIVKNPAFHLPKKASKVAFISNGTGIAPFLGMIEQNKAKQELHLYSGFRMETPTLMAYKKFAGIMIQKEHLDDFHVALSREAEHIYVMDLIKRDSIFFVNLLNKGGVIMICGSLAMQKDVEAILSEMCLAKGLKTLSEYKANKQFLTDCY
- a CDS encoding sialidase family protein → MILKTKYTVAALLALFLFSNEINAQVKAVNIESSYIADPPVTTNSHASTLVEYKPNEILAAWFGGKYEGAKDVGIYISAYKDKKWSAPKELIQPLIKNGDTLPCWNPVLFKSKSQNLYLFYKIGKNPREWFGAMMVSKDNGTTWGEPKYLPEGILGPIRNKPIETTPGVILCGSSTESVGTDEWRVHVEEYTEATDSWKKIAVENTQNFDIIQPTFLIHSKSDIQMLSRSKHNKVVSSWSGDNGKSWIRTNTINVINSNSGIDALTVNKNLFLLVNNPLPIGKDWFNGRNLLDVEYSKDGLKWTKLFDLEKQEKGEFSYPAIIQTTDKRIHILYTYDRKYIKHTSFELSL
- a CDS encoding M20/M25/M40 family metallo-hydrolase, with amino-acid sequence MQTLKHFLPAILFLSIQLNAQSNDMSKTFYKHDKFLSSDKLEGRFVGTKGNNEAAAYILKYFKKYGLKQFNDSYYQPFKVFVKEGINKMKSDSVSTQNVVGYIEGSDSSLKNEYIVIGAHYDHWGWGGQGSGSKKKEAFAIHNGADDNASGVSALLCILEEISKQKVKPKRSIIFISFSGEEEGLLGSKYFVNHLPVPKEAVKVMLNMDMVGRLNDKKELYMGGAGTFPNGVELMKKLQENSGLNPVIHAGDVGGSDHVSFYKESISAVGFHTGGHPQYHTPEDDIDLINSDGGELVAKYIYNALIQIANYEEALVFIKQN
- a CDS encoding FAD:protein FMN transferase — encoded protein: MHKLFSYKTSLFFVIVCCVSAHSQVLRKRTTLLMGGRFDISIVDKDSLSAEKNIDEVIAEITRIEYLISDWKPTSQVSEVNQNAGIKPVKVDREVFELTKRAIKFSEITNGGFDISFAAMDRIWKFDGSMTEMPSAEAIKKSVEKVGYKNIILDSTESTIFLKLKGMKIGFGALGEGYATDKCRAIMIAKGVQAGIINGSGDMSTWGKQPNGKDWKIGITNPFKPEKILAAVPLIDGAVTTSGSYEKFVVFNGKRYSHIINPATGYPATGLCSVTVFGPNAETANGLSTSMMILGQKEGLLLLQKFPDYSCVMITDKGKIIRSKNFSYKL
- a CDS encoding TonB-dependent receptor, which gives rise to MRILYALFFMMTFSGWSQTGKITGKVYFANNETAFGASVQITGTKKFVVVDNDGQFEIKGLAYGSYDLEISSMEAKPKKVNISVNRPSHQINIALEKITDPKALKEVKIEKKTFKKDIIEKGFAVNVIETQEAAKRNLQTNDLLDRSGGVRIRQNGGLGSAVTYNINGMSGNAIRIFIDGVPIQTYGASFSLNSIPPALIERIEVFKGVVPAYLADDSLGGAINVVLKKGAKNSLNASVSYGSFNTVQSNVNASYRDKNGFTVKANAFQNYSDNDYEVWGKWVYNIAPNGRYEYIRAKRFESMYRSFGGRLEAGFTNVDWADNLLISYNGSQDFNQIQHGQYMTKPYKGRFSESAANVFSLNYSKKDFLIKNLDFSLISVYSHRNDVINDTVKWNYNWNGEKALGLYGQPILTNTGAQQGAPTINHMRSDIFNTRAGLSYAITENHKVLVNVMTYILDRNDYDEMQPEITRNFIITRDLAKTISSFAYEMTAFQSRLRANLFVKNYNLKNEQRDPQVVTQNGQNVVNEVITSKKTNYTGYGMATSYSILPKVMVMASAEKAIRLPSENEIFGNPGENIISNSNLKPEQSNNFNAGLRFGPYEINHHKFTVSGNAFWRNTEDKIVRQISDRVNEAIQASPFVNLGKAQSVGFEASFQYSFNNRFFAGMNLSKFNSLFKDKYDKNGNVLPNYNKQLPNEPFFNLNGNLQYNFRNVIQSKSELNLYYYCGYVAPFYTSWLETDRTTAQFPQDLGLSYVFPNKQITVSFDARNVFDEQVYDNFAAQKPGRAFYVKLNYTLNKF